ATGTGCGATGTCAGCTACTTGCGTCCAAGGTGTGCAGACTTTGATACAAAATTTGCCATTTTTCCGCAATTGTGACGGAATCTCATGTCATAGCATCATGAAGAATTTGTTTACAATTCCTTGTTTCAACTCCGATGATTCAATGTTGCGGAGCAAACTAGAAACGGCACAGATTGCAAACATCCAGAAAAGAGCAAACCGATTATCACTTCAACACTCGTCGCTCTTCAGGGAACCTCTAACCGTATAAGCAAGGAACATATTGTATCCTGTGACCTATGGTGTCTGTTTCACCATGATGTATATGTACAACAAGATAAGATACTTCACacaagtatttcgcaaaaaaaaagatacTTCACACAAGTAACTGGGGAAATATTACTGTAAACAAAACTGNNNNNNNNNNNNNNNNNNNNNNNNNNNNNNNNNNNNNNNNNNNNNNNNNNNNNNNNNNNNNNNNNNNNNNNNNNNNNNNNNNNNNNNNNNNNNNNNNNNNNNNNNNNNNNNNNNNNNNNNNNNNNNNNNNNNNNNNNNNNNNNNNNNNNNNNNNNNNNNNNNNNNNNNNNNNNNNNNNNNNNNNNNNNNNNNNNNNNNNNNNNNNNNNNNNNNNNNNNNNNNNNNNNNNNNNNNNNNNNNNNNNNNNNNNNNNNNNNNNNNNNNNNNNNNNNNNNNNNNNNNNNNNNNNNNNNNNNNNNNNNNNNNNNNNNNNNNNNNNNNNNNNNNNNNNNNNNNNNNNNNNNNNNNNNNNNNNNNNNNNNNNNNNNNNNNNNNNNNNNNNNNNNNNNNNNNNNNNNNNNNNNNNNNNNNNNNNNNGAAGTGTGAACAAATAACTAGGAATCAGAACTCAATATTTTACAGAACCTGTTTGTTTTTGTGCTTTGCCAAAAATTGCCTCTATATCACCAGCGAACAGAGAAAGCTGTTTTGCTAAAGCAAAACCGCAATACATGCCATCCACAGCAGCACTTACTATGCCCCCTGCATAGCCAGCACCTTCCCCAATTGGATACAACCCTTGCAGTGACGTGCTCTCGTATGTCTCCCTGTGTCGTGAGATTTGCAAGGGGGAGCTCGTTCTAGTCTGTAAACAGGCATCAAATATGTATAATAAATAAAAGGGAGGGGTGGATGCAGAGATAACACTACACATAACTGTAACACCAAAGATATAGAAGTCCAGCcacagaaagaagaaaagaaaaaagattgCACATAAATGAACTTATGCAGTGGATATGACAGTTCGCATTGAATCTTTTCACGCCGCGGAACTGGCAGATAATTTACACATGCCAATGAATATTAAGAAAGCTAAAAGTATTCTCCATGATGTTGAAAATATTTTTCACCAGTTTCCTGAAAAAATCGCCTGAATGACTTGCATTTGTCTTGGTGCAGGGGTTTCTCTCAAATTTAAAGTCAAGTTAGAGATGAGAGTTGGAAGTTATACAGGTTACCGGATTAGCATATGATTTGAGACAAAAATGGTAAGGGGATGAAGAATAAAGACAAAAGTTTGAAATAAAAACCAAGGGTATATGCAAATATGACAATCAAAGTGGCCAGAGAAGGTTGAATGGAAGGTGATGCATCTTTGTCAGCGGGAAAGTGCACATTACCAATAAGTAGGACAGAATCTAGGGATAGCAAATCAAGTAGCTAAAAGCCTATACTAGTTACAATTGCACTATCTAGGCTAGACTATATATTGGGATCATTTAAACTGGAATATGAATGAGCATTCAGGAGAACAACCAAAAAATGCACCTCTTCAGGGTATCATTCAGGAAGATACTCGATTTTGTAAACTAAATTTATAATGTCCTATGGCTTTAGCCTAGCTCGGCAGGCCCAAAGAAACTAAAAGTATTTTGTTTCTGTTTCATAAAGGTTACTCTAATGGCTTTACAGCTCAACCTTGGCCCATATTTAATTAACCAGAACAAGAGATATTTAAGAAAAAGCACAATTCGCTGTTGTGTTTGCACAACAGGTTCCAATCTCACTGTCACAAGCTAAAGTGTGTAACTACAGAAACCCGCTGCACCGACAGGCCACCTTGCCAACACCACTTATTATAATTTTCAAATATACCCTGGTTTTGCAGGCTATTCTGCAGGAAGTACAACTAGATTCAGCATTTCCTAAACTCAACTGCAGGCCTAAACTCTTAATTTTTTCTGTTATAATTCAGAGCATGCTCCAATATTTTGTTCTCACACCTGCCAGTAGCAAAAGGCACTATTGCATTACCCCGCACAGGCTGCAACTAACAGCAGACAACTGTTACACTAAAAGTTAAAGAATTGCAGACCACATGCCAGTAGCCAAGAATGTTTCTATTAGACTAACCAGTTACCATCCAGTGGTCATGGCGTTGATAGCTTAAGACTAACACCAGACTCCCTGGTGTTTAAATACATCGTGTAGTATTCACCGGCAAGCCTGTGGATTCACCTCCCCTCTGCCTGCCACTCTGGCGGCCGGTGGCGGTGAGGGGAATCCCGGTGCCTCCTGTGCCTCCGCTCCGGTTAGTTGTTTAGGTTAGGGTTTTTTTTTGTCCTCGTAGGCACAGCGCTCGGGCGGATGGCAGTGcttcttcgagtttgtcttccGGGCTTTGATCCTCCTCGAGTTCATCCGTCTGGACGTAGTCGACAGAGCTCCGACATAGATTCCAGCCGTCTCCTTCGGGCGGTGAGGTTAGGATTTCTCGTCATGTGGTGAGACTTGGTGTCGGGTGTTTCAGATCTATGCAAGGGTTCAACTGCGACAACTATCGCTCCAGggcgctggtccttaggggcacatgcacgaagacttcctggctgtcatcgacaaggtcaagccggctccggtaggggAGTGGCGACAGCGGCGCGTCGGCGGCTTGTTCTGGCGGCAGTAGTGGTCGTTCGGTGGTCTCGGAATCTCAAtgcaatttttattatgtttgagatgctttgtacttTCGGTGAACttttataatactccctccgtcccaaaattcttgtcttagattcgtctagatacggatgtattagTAGATCTGATCATTttcgcaaaaataaaataaaacattgTGTAGGAATTCATCAAGTGAACCACCATTTTTAAGCAAGTAAAACAATAAGGAAACACATTCAGCTTGTCGCATAAGAATTTGCATACCTCTACACCATGAAGTAAGGCTTCACTAGAAATAAAGCCTGGCATCTGGAAATATCGAATTGCAAATGGGTCAGGACAGATGGAAAGTCAAAACTGCAAAATGAAGAAAGAAAATCATAGTTCGAACCTCTTTGTCAATCATCGTTATTGATTGTTGCAAAGCTTCAGTTATGTAAGGAGGGAATAACTCATGGAGTTTGGATGGACGAACTCCCAACCTATAGCTTGATGGTGGGAGAGTTGTAACTGAAACAGGTAACAAAGTAAATATAAGGAAATGTGTATCATTACTAACTGACAAGACTTTAGTATACAATTAGTACCTGACAATTTGTTACTGATAAAATCTGTGACACACTGTGCAGGGACAACAAAATTCCCTCCCCCCATCATAGCTGCTCTTCTTTCATACTCTCTCTGTTTTCAAAGTTACAGATAATTCATAAGCTAACAGAAGGGGGGAAATGTCATCAGACTGTAGTACAGGTGCAAAATGAAATGTTGCTGAGCTCAAACTCTCCTTTCTATCAATGCATCAAGATGCAAGGCTTTTGGGGTTTCTCGAAAAATAGAAGTGCAGCAAACCAACTAATATTGGAAAAAGTAAAGGAATCAAACACTCGAGAAAGTAATTAGGTCCAAGTGGATTGTTTGTACTTTCGCAATCAAGTGGTTGTCTTCTAGACAATCTTGTACTGCTGACACCTTTATCATAAAGTCATTTTAAGGCACATAATCCAGAGGGTCAATGTAGCCAATTGTTCATGGTGATGGCAATGCAATTATGAAGCATTTCAGTTATCTAAGGGAATCGTAACAAGTACCTGGAACTCTACGCCCGCAAGAGAACCATGGGATTGAAATGGTTCAAAATCATGAGATGATACAGTGACCACAAGAGCCGAGTTTGCCCACTTAGACGCTCGCCGTGAGAATGACATGCCATTGACACACAATTCCGATGGGTTTGTGCTAGTTAGAACAACCTGCAGGCATGTCTCAGTAATTCAAGAACGGGATTCCAATACTCCATAATGTATTAAGGAAAGAAAGGTGAGTTAAACAACAAGAAAATGACTGACCTGTCCTCCAGGACACATGCAAAACGAATAACAACTGCGATTTTGATCTACTTGCTCTATATCATTCTTCACATCTCCTTCACCAATAGACTTCACTATCTTGTAATCTGCTACAGGTATCCGCCCACGCCCTTTATGTACTTCAGCAGCCAATTCAGAATACTGCACAGGATGACAATGACACATATCACACAGATTGTTTGAATACAATGTGATTATGTGAAAACACTGTACATTTGATTTTCAACACTGAAATACAGTATGCTGCTACCCATACTAGCGCAATACCCATTCATTAAAATGGAATTTTAAAACTGTTCATGGAAGAGCAAAATATCCATATCCGCTCCCATCTTAACCGTTTGTGCCAAATATAACACGTGCTGTAATGAAAGTGGATGGACTGTCGCCACCAACTGACTTTTTTATGGGAGTAAAGATCAACGGTGTAGCTGTATCAAGCCGGCAAATAAGTGAGTGTTAGGAGTTACTACAAGATCAATAGGTCCATATATAAAGCTCTATGAAAGATTGTGCACATACTACAGATATTGTTATCATGCAATAAACAGTAATTCCATGAGCATCCATGCTCAAAAATACTGGTGGGCACAAAGGCTTAGGTCAGCCCTTGGACACAGCCCAGCAAGACAAACTCGGTCTCATGCTTTTATAAGTGAGATCTCATCAGTGCATAGTTAACTCGCTACTTATCACAATTTGCAAAGGAAATGAATACAAGTTAAAAACCAAAACTTAACTTCAGCTTCTGTTCACGCTGCTACTCCTATAATAAAACTTGATGGTTGGAGGGTATTGGAGAAACTGGCAGTTTCTGTACTTTTCCATAGTTTATAAATGGATTGCTCCACATGATGCCATAGTAATTATCATCCTAAACCTTGATTTAGTAGTTTCAGTTTCACCTTTAACAATCACCAATTAGGAGTTCATGAAATACAGAATATGAAATTACTGGAAATTAAATATCAACATTGAAATAAATTAAGCTAAACATTAGGCGAGTATCATTCAGAAAAACGTTGGTGTGAACAAATGAAATATGCCTTACTTGGATGTTGTTTATCAGTTCTTGGGGGTGCTCGATTCTTAAACCAACCTGTAAGAATAACCAATGCTGTCACATGGACTGAAGAGAAAATAATTTACCATACTTTCCTTCATGTTATGAAGAAAAAAACAAGTGCTTGCAATTGGCAAAGATAATATGGGCAAAAGACATAATGCCACGAGGAGGCTATATCCAGCCAAGACCTACGTTAGGCCAATTAAATAATAAAAAGAACCGATTAAAATGCCTAGATTGGCTAGTTTAAATACTAAAAAACACTATTCTACCAATACCTTGTTGTGAACTTGGTTCTAACGAAATAACTATCATAGATAAGATGTGAGAGAACTCAAGGGAGTGACAGATACTGTAGTATATAGAGGAGAAAAATATGTATTCTTGCTTGATTTACCTCTGAGGTATGTGGCATCAAGTTTGGACCTTAAATTCCTAATACAATACAACGTCCTGATATAATATGATATGGACTTTTTATCTATGTCTTTTTCTTGAGCATGCACCAAATTACATGTTGTATTAGAAGAGCCTTTTCCCTATCTATACGGTGTAAAGGAGTGCGAAATAGGACAAGATAATGTTGTTGACAACTTGAAATAGAGAGCATCTATATAACATGGCAAAAAGTTAAATGATCTGCTAGTATTTACTCAGTGGCATGTACAATATTCTCAACCCGAGATATTTGATCGACAAAGAAAGCAAACTCCATGTAATCTATTTTTGTTTGGTTTGAAGACCAATGTGCCTCTTATGTAACCTAATATCCAACCCAAACATGGTCTCAAATTCTACGCCGTGGCTTGTCTGCTATCTGACCATCAAATTATTGACAAGTACTAGTGAAGTAGAAACTGCCTTAACCAGCATAAGAAAACTTACAGAAAAATTCTTGGGGGTTATATCTACATTATGCCTCAGAAGCATACTGTATGTGTCACGAGCTGAGTGCCCCACTGCTAACACAACTGCATCGAATGATAGTTTCTGATCAACAGAACCTGGCTGTAGATTTGAATCAGAAACCACAACTCCTTTGACCTGCCCGCCTTCCACTATAAGGTCATCTACTCTAGTATTAAATCTTATGGCAACCTGTATCAAACATAAAACAGAATACATTGGTGCATGAAGGCTTACATAACAAAATAATAGCAAAGCTTCAATGAAGACTGCTATGTTCAACTCACGCCCAACTCTCTTAAGTGGTGTCTGAAATTCCGCAACAGAGGGACAAGTTTATCTGTACCCAAGTGAGGTCTTCCATCAATGAGAATGTTTGGAGGGCCTCCGAAATGAACAAATGTTTTCATCACCTGAAATCCAAGACCCCACGGAATAGCTTAAACACATATAAATGGTCAGTTTTGAAGTCTAGGATATTATGTTATGCAGAAGCTCTTCCTATTTTGATGGATATGTATTCAAAACAACAGCAAAAAATTTACCATACTATCCATGACCAGTATGGGGAGCAACTTACTGGTTACCACCAGAGTCTTGAACTCTGGCAGCCAACAGATACTAAGCTTGCATTATTGCATCAATAATTACAGATAACATTTTTAGAAGAATTTCTAATTTGCAAGCTAAGCATCCATTGAGGTAGAGCAGGAAGATTCTTACAGCCTGAACACCATCAGTGTTTTTCCCTATCCTGGTCACAAGCTTCCCATCACTCCATGTACCTGCACCACCCTGCTATGATTAAGAACAGAAGATCAAGAATTGATGGACTTGATCTTTTAAGGAACATGGAAAAAGGGAATAGTGGTTTGGTCAATCATTGAAGTTCCATTGTAGGTAATTGATACTTCAAAAAAATAGGCATTGCCCTATATGCCATCAACCAAACTTGCAAAGATCATTTGATTAAATAACCTTTTAAAATTCACAAAAATGTATGGAAAAGCAAACCTCAAACAATGAAGAACATGAGTTCAGAACAAGCATGCATTAGTTAGGTTTTGAATTAATTAAATTAGCTGCAGTAAAAAAATGTGAAGATTGGTACACATTTTTTTCTGCATAATTCATTTCAAGCAATCTGAGATTAAGCCAGATGCATTAATGTCTAAAATATGTCTCTGTACACTTTACAGGTCATATAATTAGGAGAGTGCATTTATTGGGATGCACTAATCCATGCACCAGCTAATATACCTGATTGGAACATGTATCAAAGAAGAAACCCCTATGCTATTTCACATACAGAGCACAGACGTAAACCACCTCTTCTAAGATACATGTACGCATAATTTGACGTAGTACATCAATTCCATATTATCACCTGAACAAAGAGAACTATCACTAGTATTTGCCGAATGACATGATTGATAATGTTTATGTTTAACGAAAAGATATAGTCATATATTAGACAACAACTACCTATTTGAATACTGATCAAAGCAATTATGTGATTGTCCAGTGATGTCTTGGTAGTACGGTAGGAGCAAACAGTATACCTCGCCAAAGCAAAAGTTGCTTTCTGATTGGAGAATTCGTCTAACTGCTAGTGCACCAATGTCACGCCCTCTTTGCTCAACAGGTTGGCCACGCTCCAATAAGGTAACTTCTGCTCCAAGTTCAGCTAACACAAGGGCAGCAAACAACCCAGATGGGCCACTTCCTACAATTGCCACCCTTGGTTTCATTCGTGTAGGACTGATCGAGCCATTATTAACAGTATCCCTGATACCATGTTCATCATCGGAGACTTTGTTATGAACATTAAGCATACTGATCAGATCAGCTGCTACCCTCCCATCGGACATATATTCTACAATTCCAAGCCTGGGTTCCAATCTAGCAATAAAATCCCATGTCCTTGGCTCCATGTCCAGAAGCTTCTTAGCATCCACATCAACAGTATAAACAAATTGAGGTTCTTTCAAAATCTGTAAATGTAAAACATGGTTTATTCATGCACAAAGAAACGATTCAGATAAAGTGATAACCAATCTGcgaattgaaatatagattaaaaaACTCAACGTCACTAGAAACACACGTGGTCACAGTCGCAACACGGATGAAGCAAAAAATGTGCAACACAGAACCGTCTACCAAAAAACATTACGATAAATTTCAGATATCATTGAATATAATTAGATTGGGTAACCACATGAATAACCAATCGCTGCAATAAATAGAATTCACATCAATCACATATTTATTTCAATTTATATGAACATCTACACTGTGAAAATAACTTTAGTATAAAATCCCCAGATCAAATAAGTATACACCAAGTATCAGACAGCATAAATAGATAGTAAACTGACCATTTTTTTCTTGCTAAATATACGCTATTTGTGCAAATTACAGGGCATTGCAAATCTCTGCAGACAATACCAGATTATTTTGCAAAAATGCGGCGCTTTATAACAGGCTTAGATTTTACCCTACCCGCCAGATGACAACTCAGGCCCACTCACaagcaccatgctggagatatttaCTGAGTTCTTTTTTTACAAAGCTTAACCCAGTTTGACTGCATCGTTTCAGCACATCCAACAGCAAGTGTTTTATGACAACTAAGTTGCCATCCCATATATATACAGGAGGAGCAATATTAAATAGAGTAGACACATTATATAAGTTCATTAAGAACCTTGCGTGCATCAAATGACTTGCGGATAACAGAGAAGGCCTCTTCAGGGAGCATAGAAGCGACCTGCACAGGAGAATCGATTAGAGGCGCATAATAATAATTATAGAAAAGATCTACAACAAGAGACATTGTAACATGGGTAACAACAAATGTAAACCGCAGAGGGATGGAGCTTCAAAGCAAACACATGCCGAAGGTATAGCAGGaaatatcatactccctctgttcattttTATAAGACCTTAAAAACATTTCAGACAAAGTACAAAACAACCCATTttgagttgtctgaaatgacttacaaaagtgaacggagggagtacagcgCAACATTTGAAATTGCTCCCCGCAGGCGGTCATTTAGATAACTAAATTGTGTACACCGTACAGTACATAGAACACTCATCCAGCCAATTCCTGATTGATTACAATTGGGATTTGGGGAAATAACCCAATACATGTAGGAGAAGGTGAGGCAGAAGCTCTGTTAATTCAGTTACAAACCGTTTATCAAACCAGGCCCTCAACACAGAAGTAACGAATTACACTCGATTCCCATTACCATATCACCACAGCAAGCTGCACTAGACTTCCTTGAAGGGAGTTACGAGTAGCTAGCTCATTTCAAGGTTGTGATATTTTCCAAGACGAATGAGcacaaatctagtcaattaatggcACGAACTAAGTAAAAAAAAATTGCAACACTAGCAAAGGCCACCTAAAACCTCTGTTTCAGCAACACCCTCTCGACTCACCTAATAAAAGCCTAAGACCTCGCGAATTTCATGGCATTATGGCTCCACGCCAGGAAATGCAGTATGATAGCCTACCGGGAACTTGAGGGCCTTGGCAATGGCCTGGAGGAGCGGCGGGGAGACGCCGAGGaagtccttgccggggtcgtcgctGGCGGGGACGGCGAGCTTGGAGAGGCGCCAGAAGCCAGCCTCCCGGGCCACGCCGCCCTCCTCGGGGGCGGTCTGGCGGAGCTGCTCCTTGTGGCGCCGATCCAGCCGCTTCTTCTCCGACGGGTACCGCCGCTTGCCCGTGCGCCTCGCGCAGCGCACGACGGCGGCGAGCCCGCCGCATCGGCGTCGCGGGAATGCGCTGGCCGCGTAGAGGTTGCCGCCGCTGGGGCTCGCGCCCAGGTGGTGGTGGGGAGGCGGGGGAGAGAAGGGCGGGAGCTTGATGCCTGAGACAGTGTGAAGCGCCATGGTGGATGGGGCTGGAGATGGAAGGGGGTTTGCGCCCCTGCGGATAACGTGGGTTTTAGCCTGGTTTACAGGGTCATTTTATAAGAGACTACAAATCCGTTTTGTTCGACGGATTTTCATGTGTAACGTCttcttttctttttaaaaaaaaaattcaaactccaATCAGAATTCAGAACCAACTATTTTTGTAGAGATCGTTACAGTTTCAGTACTATGCTTATCGGATTAATATTTCATTTGAAATGTGCACCTGATAAAGTTTATCCAGATTAAAGCTGACAGAAATAATTTCCATCAACCAGATGTCGATTTGTCTCGGACGACACATGAACAAGTTTGTCACGgccatatatgctctggagagataaaaCTACAAGTATATTTTGTCTTAAAAGTTCCTCAAACAGTATTACATTATAACAAGGTTAGAGTACAGCATAAGATCCTGGTTATATCACAGCAGCACAAAAACTGCACTCACAGCCTAAACCTGCAGAACCACATTTAGCTCACACCACTTCAAACCTTCGACAAACTTGAATTACCTCAGGCCGAGTGAATAGAAAGTTCATTCCTTGGTTAGACAACAGCATCAGGTCGTTTTAATCTATCGGCCATCACATTTCGGCGGGGCCAGCAAAGCTGCTTGAGAACCATGACAACGCGTCAACccccatgattatttgttagtttacAAGATGAGGACTGGCACCCTTGAAAGGAAGAGTGCAGGAGTATGTGACATATCTGACACCATCAAGGAGAACAACAACAAATATCCTGGAGAGGGACTTGGGAGTCATCCTTGGATCGCTGTCGCCATCACCAGCCTCCCTGGGATCAGCTAGCACAGAAACAACTACAGACGATGCTGGCTTCTTATCAGGTAGCTTGCTGCTTTCAGAAGTTCTGTTAAAAGGCCCTGTGTTGTTCGCCGTTTTCCCAGTGAGTGGAATCGCCTCATTGTACATGATCCTCCTATTCTTCAGCTTGCCGTAATAAGCAGGAGCTGGTGTTGGAACCTTTCGAGTAGCATTAACACTCGAGGAGTTCACAGCTGGAGAAGCAGGTATTATGCCACCGGAATTGGTGGCAGCGGAAATGTCAAACTGAAACACCTCGCTGCACATTCCAGAATTTAGGATAGGCCCTGAAAATTGTTGCATCAGAATTAGAGTAAGAGACAGTGCAACAACACTCAAAGAGTATCAATAGAAAACCAAGTTTTCTGTAGGAGACTTCATCAGCAAGACCAAAGAACAATTATTCCAGTAACAAACTTGACAACACCACAAAAACATAAGGCACATGAGTTCAGACTAGTTTTCCTACAAGCTTGTGAAGATTTAGCAGTTATCACTTCTACATGAAAAGAAAATATTGCAATAAAGTACTTGGAATATACAGCAAAAACGGGATTGAAGTTGTGAAATAATCAGTAACATTGCTCAGTCACGTGTTTGAAATATGCTTAAAGCAGCATACCATGATTCTACTATTTTGCTAGCATAGAGCTTGAACACAGGTTGTACTGACAGATAAGTTTTTGTCAGGGATTAAGGCTCTTCAGGACAGAGTCTACATGATAATCGCTGTATAAGACAGTTTCCAAATAAAAAGCAACAATAACACTAATATTTACTGAGCTCTTTTCTATTTGATTGCTAAAAGTGTGAAACTTACTTGTTTGGCAACATTAAATATAGAGTTGAGTTCCCATTTCCTGAATAGTT
The sequence above is a segment of the Triticum dicoccoides isolate Atlit2015 ecotype Zavitan chromosome 1A, WEW_v2.0, whole genome shotgun sequence genome. Coding sequences within it:
- the LOC119279191 gene encoding uncharacterized protein Cbei_0202-like gives rise to the protein MALHTVSGIKLPPFSPPPPHHHLGASPSGGNLYAASAFPRRRCGGLAAVVRCARRTGKRRYPSEKKRLDRRHKEQLRQTAPEEGGVAREAGFWRLSKLAVPASDDPGKDFLGVSPPLLQAIAKALKFPVASMLPEEAFSVIRKSFDARKILKEPQFVYTVDVDAKKLLDMEPRTWDFIARLEPRLGIVEYMSDGRVAADLISMLNVHNKVSDDEHGIRDTVNNGSISPTRMKPRVAIVGSGPSGLFAALVLAELGAEVTLLERGQPVEQRGRDIGALAVRRILQSESNFCFGEGGAGTWSDGKLVTRIGKNTDGVQAVMKTFVHFGGPPNILIDGRPHLGTDKLVPLLRNFRHHLRELGVAIRFNTRVDDLIVEGGQVKGVVVSDSNLQPGSVDQKLSFDAVVLAVGHSARDTYSMLLRHNVDITPKNFSVGLRIEHPQELINNIQYSELAAEVHKGRGRIPVADYKIVKSIGEGDVKNDIEQVDQNRSCYSFCMCPGGQVVLTSTNPSELCVNGMSFSRRASKWANSALVVTVSSHDFEPFQSHGSLAGVEFQREYERRAAMMGGGNFVVPAQCVTDFISNKLSVTTLPPSSYRLGVRPSKLHELFPPYITEALQQSITMIDKEMPGFISSEALLHGVETRTSSPLQISRHRETYESTSLQGLYPIGEGAGYAGGIVSAAVDGMYCGFALAKQLSLFAGDIEAIFGKAQKQTGSVKY